The sequence below is a genomic window from Synechococcus sp. PCC 7335.
GTGATGGCTGAGCCTTTTGTATACCATCGGGAATTGGGTGCTGTTAGAAGTGCTTGGGACTATCTAAGCGTACTAATTGCGATGGTGGCTAGGAGAGCACTAATCATATAGAAGACACCGACTACCTGTAGCTCTGACCAGCCAGATAGTTCAAAGTGGTGGTGCAAAGGCGCCATTCTAAACAAGCGCTTGCCTTTGCCATCTGGGCCTTTGGTAGCTTTGTAGTAGCCAACCTGTAAGAGGACGGAGAGGGTCTCGGCGACGAAGAGAAGCGTAACAATCAGTAGGCCGAATAGGTTGTGACTAAGGATACCGACAGCGGCGAGGGCACCACCTAAAGCTAAAGAGCCGGTATCTCCCATGAACACTTTGGCAGGATTACGATTGTGGGCAAGAAAGCCTAGACATGAACCACTGAGCGTAGCGCAAAAGACCATCAGATCGGGATAAGTAGGGGCAACAAGCGCACCAAGGCCTAAAAAAGCGATCGCGCCCGCCCCGCTCATCAGCCCGTCGACACCGTCAGTTAGGTTAGTAGCGTTACTCTCGGCTACTAATACAAAGCTAGCTAGCGGCCAAAAGAGAAAACCTAGCGGAATGCTCAGGCCCAAGGGAAGCGCTACAGTGGTGATTTCGACAGACTGAGTGGTGAATGCCCAAAAGCAAAAGGCGATCGCAAATCCAATCTGTAGAATAAGCTTCGCCTTTGGAGAGATACCTTTATTAGAATGCTTTCGCATTACTTGCCAGTCATCGATCCAGCCAATCAGACCATAAGCTAGTGTCATCGCGCCTGCGGCCACTGTTAAAGGCGAAAATCCAGTCCATACCAGCGCGATTAGAACAGCAACCGGAATAAAAAAGATGCCGCCCATTGTGGGTGTGCCGGCCTTCTTGAGATGGGCACTCGGTCCATCCTCTCTGATAAACTGCGCCGCTTTGAACCGTTTTAGGATAGGTAAGGCGACGCTGCCAGCCAATGCCGATAGTAACGCTCCGATCACTAAAGGCCCAGTTAATTGAGGTGATAATTGAGCCGACCAAGCTGCGCCTGCTCCCACCGATCGCCCTGCCGCTAAATCTAACCCAATCGATGCGCTCAAGAGGCATCCTGCTAGCAGAATCGAAAGCTTTACACCAGATAGACCTACAGACTTTGGTAGAAACCTTGCATCCACGACACTATCCTCTCACTTACCACACACCTTTCCCATCTTCTACCAAAACTTGACGCTGTTTTGTAAATCTATGGTGATCGCAGCTACAGACTGTTCCTATTTCAGGATCGTTACCGTTCTCAGCCTTACCTTTAGCTTGCGAGGAATAAGCAGAAGAGCACTCACTTTTCATAAGTTATTACCTCACATGAAGACCTACAGCCCAGACAGCTGTAATACACGGCTCGATGAACCTGCGCCAAACCAAGCTAAACCCTGATGGCCTCAAACAAGCTGTCCAAGTGACTAGCTTTCTGTCTAAGTGATTAGCTAAGTGCCCTTAAATAGAAGATATAAGGTCTCAAAGTGTAAAGGCTAGACTAACCTAG
It includes:
- the mraY gene encoding phospho-N-acetylmuramoyl-pentapeptide-transferase, which encodes MDARFLPKSVGLSGVKLSILLAGCLLSASIGLDLAAGRSVGAGAAWSAQLSPQLTGPLVIGALLSALAGSVALPILKRFKAAQFIREDGPSAHLKKAGTPTMGGIFFIPVAVLIALVWTGFSPLTVAAGAMTLAYGLIGWIDDWQVMRKHSNKGISPKAKLILQIGFAIAFCFWAFTTQSVEITTVALPLGLSIPLGFLFWPLASFVLVAESNATNLTDGVDGLMSGAGAIAFLGLGALVAPTYPDLMVFCATLSGSCLGFLAHNRNPAKVFMGDTGSLALGGALAAVGILSHNLFGLLIVTLLFVAETLSVLLQVGYYKATKGPDGKGKRLFRMAPLHHHFELSGWSELQVVGVFYMISALLATIAISTLR